The Phoenix dactylifera cultivar Barhee BC4 unplaced genomic scaffold, palm_55x_up_171113_PBpolish2nd_filt_p 002124F, whole genome shotgun sequence genome includes a window with the following:
- the LOC120109402 gene encoding (E,E)-geranyllinalool synthase-like has protein sequence MTRQSVYRTELEELKRWSKYMGLANMGFGREKTTNCYFLASTPISFPLDSEARKIVAKCAILVTVADDFFDEHGSLDELQCLTEAVQRWEGEGLSGHSKVIFDALDDLVCDITLKVFNQQGYDIKTHLQDIWRDVFNVWLKESEWSRSRHAPSIDEYLQVGMISVAVQAMFLPSCYLASPKHPQNTRGTRYSKTTKLLMLSTRLLNDMESYEKEMKHGKLNMVPLYLKENPESNIEDSIAYIHNKLDRLKKQLLEIIMTNSNTEIPKEWKQVHLCALKGFQMLYNTYNLFDSPTALLQDITMAIYEPLVMDAQRMLLPPFVLNAHESVKKNKGQSMDDTSEKELSVKAQSRFQGVNRKIVYNSIAMPSKIKQSLYYVRPKSFLTLRCPSSYMFLAVPPISPSPLLKM, from the exons ATGACTCGCCAATCAGTCTACAGGACTGAACTCGAGGAACTAAAGAG GTGGTCCAAATATATGGGCCTTGCCAACATGGGCTTTGGACGAGAGAAAACAACAAACTGCTACTTCCTTGCTTCCACTCccatttcttttcctttagATTCTGAGGCGCGAAAAATTGTGGCAAAGTGTGCAATCTTAGTTACAGTTGCAGATGATTTTTTTGATGAGCATGGTTCATTGGATGAACTACAGTGCCTCACTGAAGCAGTCCAAAG GTGGGAAGGCGAAGGCTTATCCGGGCATAGTAAAGTTATTTTTGATGCCCTTGATGACCTTGTATGTGATATTACATTGAAGGTTTTCAACCAACAAGGTTATGATATAAAAACACATCTTCAAGATATC TGGCGAGATGTGTTCAATGTGTGGTTGAAGGAGTCCGAGTGGAGTCGAAGCAGACATGCACCATCAATTGATGAATACCTTCAAGTTGGCATGATCTCTGTAGCTGTACAAGCAATGTTTCTCCCCTCATGTTATCTTGCAAGTCCAAAGCATCCACAGAACACTCGAGGAACCCGTTATAGCAAAACTACCAAATTGTTAATGCTCTCGACTCGCTTATTGAATGACATGGAAAGCTATGAG AAGGAGATGAAACACGGAAAATTGAACATGGTTCCACTGTACTTGAAAGAGAATCCAGAGTCAAATATTGAAGATTCAATTGCATATATACATAACAAGCTGGATAGATTGAAGAAGCAGCTGCTCGAAATTATTATGACTAATAGCAATACCGAAATACCGAAAGAATGGAAACAAGTCCATCTATGTGCTTTGAAGGGGTTTCAGATGTTGTATAACACCTATAATTTATTTGACTCACCTACTGCGCTACTCCAGGACATTACCATGGCCATCTATGAGCCATTAGTTATGGATGCCCAGAGAATGCTTCTGCCACCGTTTGTGCTTAATGCTCATGAGTCAGTTAAGAAGAATAAGGGACAGTCTATGGATGATACTTCTGAGAAAGAACTATCAGTGAAGGCTCAAAGTCGGTTTCAAGGAGTGAACCGTAAAATAGTTTATAATTCAATAGCAATGCCTTCCAAAATCAAGCAGTCACTATACTATGTGAGGCCCAAAAGTTTTCTTACATTGCGGTGCCCATCTTCCTACATGTTTTTAGCTGTgcctcccatttctccaagtccTTTGTTGAAGATGTAG